A window of the Kosakonia radicincitans DSM 16656 genome harbors these coding sequences:
- the rlmG gene encoding 23S rRNA (guanine(1835)-N(2))-methyltransferase RlmG produces the protein MSQVELNGQSFTLDRFPVGVEEASLQAWDAADEYLLQQVNEVEGPVLIFNDSFGALACALAEHHPVCINDSYIAELATQHNLRINAMDENAVTLQDSLSPLPANPALVLIKVPKQLALLEQQLFALRDVVTPNTRIIAGAKARDIHNSTLALFEKILGPTTTTLAWKKARLINCTFTAPALASGLQLASWKLDGTDWTIHNHANVFSRSGLDIGARFFLQHLPEGIEGEMVDLGCGNGVIGLQLLAQNPGRVLFADESAMAVASARLNVESNLPEASARSDFMINNSLAGIEPDRFDAVLCNPPFHQQSAITDHIAWQMFNDARFCLKYGGELRIVGNRHLDYFRKLKRVFGNCETIATNNKFVILKAVKVRKKR, from the coding sequence ATGAGCCAGGTTGAGTTAAACGGACAATCATTTACTTTAGACCGCTTTCCTGTCGGCGTGGAAGAGGCGTCATTACAGGCGTGGGACGCGGCGGACGAATATCTGCTGCAACAGGTGAATGAGGTCGAAGGCCCGGTTCTGATCTTTAACGACAGCTTCGGTGCGCTGGCCTGCGCGCTGGCGGAGCATCACCCGGTCTGCATTAATGATTCGTACATTGCCGAATTAGCGACGCAGCATAATCTGCGTATCAATGCGATGGATGAAAACGCCGTCACGCTGCAAGACAGCCTTAGCCCGCTGCCTGCCAACCCGGCGCTGGTGCTGATCAAAGTCCCGAAACAACTGGCGCTGCTGGAGCAACAATTGTTCGCGCTGCGCGATGTGGTGACGCCGAATACGCGGATTATCGCCGGGGCGAAAGCGCGCGATATTCACAATTCGACGCTGGCGCTGTTCGAGAAAATTCTTGGCCCAACGACGACCACGCTGGCATGGAAAAAGGCGCGTTTGATCAACTGCACTTTTACTGCGCCTGCGCTCGCCAGTGGGTTGCAGCTCGCCAGCTGGAAGCTGGATGGCACCGACTGGACTATCCATAATCATGCCAATGTCTTTTCACGCAGCGGGCTGGATATCGGCGCGCGCTTCTTCCTGCAACATCTGCCGGAAGGGATAGAAGGCGAGATGGTGGATCTCGGCTGCGGCAACGGGGTGATTGGCCTGCAACTGCTGGCGCAAAACCCTGGCCGCGTGCTGTTTGCCGATGAGTCGGCAATGGCTGTGGCATCCGCGCGGCTGAATGTGGAAAGCAATCTCCCGGAAGCGAGCGCGCGCAGCGACTTTATGATCAACAACTCGCTCGCCGGGATTGAGCCGGATCGTTTTGATGCGGTGCTGTGCAACCCGCCGTTTCATCAACAAAGCGCCATCACCGATCATATTGCCTGGCAGATGTTTAATGATGCGCGCTTTTGCCTGAAATATGGCGGCGAGCTGCGGATTGTCGGCAACCGCCACCTGGATTACTTCCGCAAGCTGAAGCGCGTATTTGGTAACTGCGAAACGATCGCGACGAACAACAAATTCGTGATCCTTAAAGCAGTGAAAGTGCGTAAGAAGCGCTAA
- a CDS encoding NADPH-dependent 2,4-dienoyl-CoA reductase produces the protein MSHYPSLFAPLDLGFTTLKNRVLMGSMHTGLEERPDGAERLAAFYAERARHGVALIVTGGVAPALSGVTMEGGAVLQDASQLPHHRLITDAVHQEGGKIALQILHTGRYSYQPHLVAPSALQAPINRFTPHALSHDEILALIDDFAHCAQLAQQAGYDGVEIMGSEGYLINEFLAARTNQREDEWGGDEARRRRFALDVVRKMRERVGREFIIIYRLSMLDLVEGGGTLEQTITLAQAVEAAGANLINTGIGWHEARIPTIATPVPRGAFSWVTRKLKGKVGIPLVTTNRINDPQVAETILSNGDADMVSMARPFLADAELLSKAQSGRADEINTCIGCNQACLDQIFVGKVTSCLVNPRACHETQMPVLPALRKKNLAVVGAGPAGLAFAVNAAARGHSVTLFDAQAEIGGQFNVAKQIPGKEEFYETLRYYRRMLELTGVALCLNQRVDPSMLMLFDEVILACGIEPRIPPIAGIDHPKVLSYLDVLRDKAPVGESVAIIGCGGIGFDTAMYLSQPGEPTSQNIAEFCVEWGIDTSLKEVGGLRPEGPQLAKSPRRIVMLQRKAGKPGENLGKTTGWIHRATLLSRGVKMIPSVSYQKIDDAGLHLLVGGEPQLLAVDNIVICAGQEPKRELAEPLREAGKIVHLIGGCDVALELDARRAIAQGTTLALEI, from the coding sequence ATGAGCCATTACCCATCGTTATTCGCCCCACTCGATCTGGGCTTTACCACATTGAAAAACCGTGTGCTGATGGGATCGATGCACACCGGTCTGGAGGAGCGCCCGGACGGCGCTGAACGGCTGGCGGCCTTCTACGCGGAACGCGCACGCCACGGCGTAGCGCTGATTGTGACGGGCGGAGTCGCGCCTGCGCTCTCCGGCGTGACGATGGAGGGCGGTGCTGTGTTGCAGGATGCCAGCCAGCTTCCACATCATCGGCTGATCACCGATGCCGTGCATCAGGAAGGCGGCAAAATCGCGCTACAAATTCTGCATACCGGCCGTTACAGCTATCAGCCGCATCTGGTGGCGCCCTCGGCGTTACAGGCGCCGATTAACCGCTTTACGCCGCATGCCCTGAGCCACGACGAGATCCTCGCGCTGATCGATGACTTCGCCCATTGCGCGCAACTGGCGCAGCAGGCCGGTTATGATGGCGTGGAAATTATGGGCTCCGAAGGCTATCTGATTAATGAATTCCTCGCCGCCCGCACCAACCAGCGGGAAGATGAATGGGGAGGCGATGAAGCCCGCCGCCGCCGTTTTGCGCTGGACGTGGTGCGCAAGATGCGTGAACGGGTCGGCCGCGAGTTTATTATTATTTACCGTCTGTCGATGCTGGATCTGGTCGAAGGCGGCGGCACGCTGGAACAGACCATCACGCTGGCGCAGGCAGTCGAAGCGGCAGGCGCGAACCTCATTAATACCGGCATCGGCTGGCATGAAGCGCGGATCCCGACGATCGCCACGCCGGTTCCGCGCGGAGCCTTTAGCTGGGTGACGCGCAAACTGAAAGGGAAAGTGGGCATTCCACTGGTCACCACTAACCGCATCAACGATCCGCAGGTTGCCGAAACGATCCTGAGTAACGGCGATGCTGATATGGTGTCGATGGCGCGTCCGTTCCTTGCCGATGCCGAGCTACTTTCTAAAGCGCAAAGTGGTCGCGCAGATGAGATCAACACCTGTATCGGGTGCAACCAGGCGTGCCTCGATCAGATCTTCGTCGGCAAGGTAACCTCCTGCCTGGTCAACCCGCGCGCCTGCCATGAAACGCAAATGCCGGTACTTCCGGCATTACGCAAGAAAAACCTTGCCGTTGTCGGCGCTGGTCCCGCCGGGCTGGCGTTTGCCGTGAATGCCGCGGCACGCGGGCACAGCGTGACGCTGTTTGACGCCCAGGCGGAGATCGGCGGGCAGTTTAACGTTGCCAAACAGATCCCCGGCAAAGAGGAGTTTTACGAAACCCTGCGCTACTACCGGCGCATGCTTGAACTGACAGGCGTGGCGCTGTGCCTGAACCAGCGCGTCGATCCTTCGATGCTGATGCTTTTCGATGAGGTGATCCTCGCCTGCGGTATTGAACCGCGCATTCCGCCGATCGCAGGCATCGATCATCCTAAGGTGCTGAGCTACCTCGACGTGCTGCGCGACAAAGCCCCGGTAGGCGAAAGTGTGGCGATCATCGGCTGTGGCGGGATCGGTTTTGATACCGCAATGTATTTAAGCCAGCCTGGCGAACCGACCAGCCAGAACATTGCCGAGTTTTGCGTGGAATGGGGGATCGACACCAGCCTGAAGGAAGTCGGCGGGTTGCGCCCGGAAGGGCCGCAACTGGCGAAAAGCCCGCGGCGCATTGTGATGCTGCAACGTAAAGCCGGTAAGCCGGGAGAAAATCTGGGTAAAACGACCGGCTGGATCCATCGCGCTACGCTGCTGTCACGCGGGGTGAAAATGATCCCGTCGGTCAGTTATCAGAAGATCGATGATGCCGGGCTGCACCTGTTGGTTGGTGGCGAACCGCAACTGTTGGCGGTGGATAATATCGTGATCTGCGCCGGTCAGGAGCCAAAGCGCGAGCTGGCGGAACCGCTGCGTGAGGCGGGCAAAATAGTGCATCTGATTGGCGGCTGCGATGTGGCGCTGGAGCTGGACGCTCGCCGGGCGATTGCCCAGGGCACCACGCTGGCGCTGGAGATTTAA
- the lsrK gene encoding autoinducer-2 kinase, producing the protein MSYLMALDAGTGSIRAVIFDLSGRQIAAGQAEWKHLSIENVPGSMEFDLDSNWQLACQCIRKALDSAGLSGADIQSIACCSMREGIVLYDRNGDAIWACANVDSRASHEVAELKEIHDWQFESEVYSVSGQTLALSAMPRLLWLAHHRPDIYRDTATMTMISDWLASRLSGWLAVDPSNAGTTGMLDLFTRDWRPELLDMAGLRADLLSPVKETGSLLGEVTQQAAQECGLREGTPVIMGGGDVQLGCLGLGVVRAGQTAVLGGTFWQQVVNLPQVRTDPEMNIRVNPHVIPGMAQAESISFFTGLTMRWFRDAFCAEEKLIAERLGTDAYHLLEEMASRVPAGSWGVMPIFSDAMHFKQWYHAAPSFINLSIDAEKCNKATLFRALEENAAIVSACNLAQISRFSGVQFDSLVFAGGGAKGALWSQILSDVTGLPVRVPEVKEATALGCAIAAGFGAGLYDDMAATGERLVRWSQTYMPNPAHRELYDNMMLKWQKIYADQLGLVDSGLTTSMWRAPGLAEKA; encoded by the coding sequence ATGAGTTACCTGATGGCACTGGATGCAGGAACCGGCAGCATTCGCGCAGTGATCTTCGACTTATCCGGGCGGCAAATCGCCGCCGGCCAGGCCGAATGGAAACACCTGAGCATCGAAAACGTGCCGGGATCAATGGAGTTCGATCTCGACAGCAACTGGCAACTCGCCTGCCAGTGCATCCGCAAGGCGCTGGACAGCGCGGGCCTGAGTGGTGCCGATATTCAGTCCATCGCCTGCTGCTCAATGCGTGAAGGCATTGTGCTCTACGATCGCAACGGTGATGCCATCTGGGCCTGCGCCAATGTCGATTCCCGCGCCAGCCACGAAGTGGCTGAGCTCAAAGAGATCCACGACTGGCAGTTTGAATCCGAAGTCTACAGCGTCTCCGGGCAGACGCTGGCGCTCAGCGCCATGCCGCGCCTGCTGTGGCTGGCGCACCATCGTCCCGATATCTACCGCGATACCGCGACCATGACCATGATCAGCGACTGGCTGGCGTCACGCCTCTCCGGCTGGCTGGCGGTCGATCCTTCCAACGCCGGAACCACCGGCATGCTGGATCTCTTCACCCGCGACTGGCGACCAGAGCTGCTGGATATGGCCGGGCTGCGCGCGGATCTTCTGTCGCCGGTGAAAGAGACCGGCAGCCTGCTCGGCGAAGTGACGCAGCAGGCGGCACAAGAGTGCGGGCTGCGCGAAGGAACGCCCGTGATCATGGGCGGCGGAGATGTGCAGCTTGGCTGCCTCGGGCTTGGCGTGGTTCGCGCCGGGCAAACTGCGGTGCTCGGTGGCACATTCTGGCAGCAGGTGGTTAATCTGCCGCAGGTGCGTACCGATCCGGAGATGAATATCCGCGTGAATCCGCATGTGATCCCCGGCATGGCGCAGGCGGAATCCATCAGCTTTTTTACCGGGCTGACCATGCGCTGGTTCCGCGACGCGTTCTGCGCGGAAGAGAAGCTGATCGCCGAACGTCTCGGCACCGATGCGTATCACCTGCTGGAAGAGATGGCCAGCCGGGTACCCGCCGGTTCGTGGGGCGTGATGCCAATCTTCTCCGACGCTATGCATTTTAAGCAGTGGTATCACGCTGCGCCGTCGTTTATTAACCTCTCCATCGATGCGGAAAAATGCAATAAAGCCACGCTGTTTCGCGCGCTGGAAGAGAATGCCGCCATCGTCTCGGCCTGTAACCTGGCGCAGATCTCACGCTTCTCCGGCGTGCAATTCGACAGCCTGGTGTTCGCTGGCGGCGGCGCAAAAGGGGCGCTGTGGAGCCAGATTTTAAGTGACGTTACCGGCCTGCCGGTACGCGTGCCGGAAGTGAAAGAGGCCACTGCGCTGGGCTGCGCAATTGCGGCCGGTTTCGGTGCCGGGCTGTATGACGACATGGCGGCAACCGGCGAGCGGCTGGTGCGCTGGAGCCAGACCTACATGCCAAACCCGGCGCATCGAGAGCTGTACGACAACATGATGCTGAAGTGGCAAAAAATCTATGCCGATCAGCTGGGTCTGGTCGATAGCGGGCTGACGACATCAATGTGGCGCGCGCCCGGCCTTGCGGAAAAAGCCTGA
- the lsrF gene encoding 3-hydroxy-5-phosphonooxypentane-2,4-dione thiolase, producing MADLDDHKEGKDFGVGIPQQNVPFTLKGCGALDWGMQSRLARIFNPKSNRTVMLAFDHGYFQGPTTGLERIDLSLAPLFGETDVLMCTRGILRSVVPPATNKPVVLRASGGNSMLTELSHECVAVAMEDALRLNVSAVAAQVYIGSEYEHQSIGNVIKLVDAGSRYGIPVLAVTGVGKEMTRDARYFSLASRIAAEMGAQFVKTYFVEQGFEKVTASCPVPIVIAGGKKLPEQEALEMCFRAIDQGASGVDMGRNIFQSSAPLAMLKAVKKVVHDNMSAHEAYQFWLEEKQGEQP from the coding sequence ATGGCGGACCTGGACGATCACAAAGAGGGGAAGGATTTTGGCGTTGGCATACCGCAACAGAATGTGCCCTTTACTCTGAAAGGTTGCGGCGCGCTGGACTGGGGCATGCAGTCGCGACTGGCAAGGATCTTTAACCCGAAGAGCAATCGCACGGTAATGCTGGCCTTCGATCACGGATACTTTCAGGGGCCAACCACCGGGCTTGAACGTATCGATCTCTCCCTTGCGCCGCTGTTTGGTGAAACGGATGTGCTGATGTGTACGCGGGGGATCTTACGCAGCGTGGTGCCTCCGGCCACTAACAAACCCGTGGTGCTGCGCGCCTCCGGCGGGAATTCGATGCTGACGGAGCTTTCCCATGAATGCGTCGCGGTGGCGATGGAAGATGCGCTGCGCCTGAATGTATCGGCCGTAGCGGCACAGGTGTATATCGGCAGCGAATATGAACATCAGTCAATCGGCAACGTTATCAAGCTTGTCGATGCGGGGAGCCGCTATGGTATTCCGGTGCTTGCGGTGACCGGCGTTGGTAAAGAGATGACGCGCGATGCCCGTTATTTCTCGCTTGCCAGCCGTATCGCCGCTGAAATGGGCGCGCAGTTTGTGAAAACCTATTTTGTGGAGCAGGGGTTTGAAAAAGTCACCGCCAGTTGCCCGGTGCCGATTGTGATTGCTGGCGGCAAGAAATTGCCGGAGCAGGAGGCGCTGGAGATGTGTTTCCGCGCCATCGATCAGGGCGCATCCGGCGTGGATATGGGGCGCAACATCTTCCAGTCCAGCGCGCCGCTCGCCATGCTGAAAGCGGTGAAAAAAGTGGTTCACGACAATATGAGCGCCCATGAGGCTTATCAGTTCTGGCTGGAAGAAAAACAAGGAGAGCAACCATGA
- the lsrG gene encoding (4S)-4-hydroxy-5-phosphonooxypentane-2,3-dione isomerase, giving the protein MNVTLVEINIKPDCVEDFLHVFRANHEGAIREPGNLRFDVLQDPKVKTRFFIYEAYQDDAAVEAHKKTPHYLACVEKLEALMSEPRKKRSFIGLLPE; this is encoded by the coding sequence ATGAATGTGACGCTGGTGGAAATCAATATTAAACCCGATTGCGTGGAGGATTTTTTGCACGTGTTTCGCGCCAATCATGAAGGCGCAATCCGCGAGCCGGGCAATCTGCGTTTTGATGTGTTGCAGGATCCCAAAGTGAAGACCCGCTTTTTTATTTACGAGGCCTATCAGGATGATGCGGCTGTTGAGGCGCATAAGAAGACACCGCATTATCTGGCGTGCGTGGAGAAGCTGGAGGCGCTGATGTCCGAGCCGCGCAAAAAACGCAGTTTCATTGGTTTGCTGCCGGAATAG
- the ygjG gene encoding putrescine aminotransferase: MNRLPSSASALACSAHALNLIEKRTLDHEEMKALNREVVDYFKEHVNPGFLEYRKSVTAGGDYGAVEWQASSLNTLVDTQGQEFLDCLGGFGIFNVGHRNPVVVSAVQNQLAKQPLHSQELLDPLRAMLAKTLAALAPGKLKYSFFSNSGTESVEAALKLAKAYQSPRGKFTFVATSGAFHGKSLGALSATAKSTFRKPFMPLLPGFRHVPFGDIEAMRTLLSECRKTGDDVAAVILEPIQGEGGVILPPVGYLPAVRKLCDEFGALLILDEVQTGMGRTGKMFACEHENVQPDILCLAKALGGGVMPIGATIATEEVFSVLFDNPFLHTTTFGGNPLACAAALATINVLLEENLPAQAEQKGDMLLDGFLALARAYPDLVHTARGRGMLMAIEFVDNETGYNFASEMFRQRVLVAGTLNNAKTIRIEPPLTLTIEQCEQVLKAASNALAALRVAVNAE, encoded by the coding sequence TTGAACAGGTTACCTTCCAGCGCATCGGCATTAGCGTGCAGCGCTCACGCCCTGAATCTCATTGAGAAGCGAACGCTTGATCATGAGGAGATGAAAGCATTAAACCGAGAGGTAGTGGATTACTTTAAAGAGCATGTCAATCCGGGGTTTTTGGAGTACCGCAAATCTGTTACCGCCGGCGGGGATTACGGAGCCGTAGAGTGGCAAGCGAGCAGTCTTAATACGCTTGTCGACACCCAGGGACAGGAGTTTTTAGATTGCCTGGGTGGTTTTGGAATATTTAATGTGGGGCACCGTAATCCAGTTGTGGTTTCCGCCGTACAGAATCAACTCGCCAAACAACCTCTTCATAGTCAGGAACTGCTCGACCCACTGCGGGCGATGCTGGCAAAAACGCTGGCGGCCCTTGCGCCAGGCAAACTGAAATACAGCTTCTTTAGTAATAGCGGGACGGAATCCGTCGAAGCCGCCCTGAAACTCGCCAAGGCGTACCAGTCGCCGCGCGGCAAATTCACCTTTGTCGCGACCAGCGGCGCGTTTCATGGCAAATCATTAGGCGCGCTGTCCGCGACCGCAAAATCCACCTTCCGCAAACCCTTTATGCCGCTGCTGCCGGGCTTTCGCCACGTGCCGTTCGGCGATATCGAGGCAATGCGTACCCTGCTTAGCGAATGCCGTAAAACCGGCGACGATGTGGCGGCGGTGATCCTGGAACCTATTCAGGGTGAAGGCGGCGTGATCCTGCCGCCGGTCGGTTATCTGCCTGCAGTTCGCAAGCTGTGCGACGAGTTTGGCGCACTGTTGATCCTCGACGAAGTGCAAACCGGCATGGGCCGCACCGGTAAAATGTTCGCCTGTGAACATGAAAACGTGCAGCCGGACATTCTGTGCCTCGCCAAAGCACTGGGCGGCGGCGTGATGCCGATTGGCGCGACGATCGCCACGGAAGAGGTTTTCTCTGTGTTGTTTGATAACCCGTTCCTGCATACCACCACCTTTGGCGGTAACCCTCTGGCCTGTGCAGCGGCGCTGGCGACCATCAATGTGTTGCTGGAGGAGAACCTCCCGGCGCAGGCGGAGCAGAAAGGCGATATGTTGCTGGATGGCTTCCTGGCGCTGGCGCGCGCGTACCCGGATTTGGTACACACCGCGCGGGGTCGTGGCATGCTGATGGCTATCGAATTTGTCGATAACGAAACAGGTTACAACTTCGCCAGCGAAATGTTCCGCCAGCGCGTGCTGGTTGCCGGAACGCTCAACAACGCGAAAACCATTCGCATCGAACCGCCGCTGACACTGACCATTGAGCAGTGTGAGCAGGTGCTGAAAGCGGCAAGCAATGCGCTGGCAGCGCTGCGGGTGGCGGTAAACGCTGAGTAA
- a CDS encoding methyl-accepting chemotaxis protein codes for MSSPPYVSQQRFMLDADTTLMSTTDQQSYITHANDAFIHASGYTLGELLDQPHNVVRHPDMPKAAFADMWYTLKQGEPWSGVVKNRRKNGDHYWVRANAIPMVRNGKTIGYMSIRTQATDEEIAAVEPLYKALNEGRCNKRVHKGLVISKGWWGKLASLSLRWRTRSVVSLLWLAQMAGLWLSGAGGMALAIGTLAMLVGCMAVEWQIVRPAENVARQALSVATGESNSIQPLNRSDELGLTLRAIGQLGLMCRWLINDVSGQVNSVLNGSETLAKGNDDLNERTRQTVVNVQQTVATMSQMAASLQTNSETASAADQLSSSASSAATHGGKAMETVVKTMDEIADSTQRIGSITTLINDIAFQTNILALNAAVEAARAGEQGKGFAVVAGEVRHLASRSASAANDIRKLIDASASKVQSGYDQVHAAGRTMEDIVSQVQNVTSLIGQISRSTSEQVDGLSDLTRAVAELDAITQKNAGLVEESATVSAMVKHRAGRLQDAVSVLH; via the coding sequence ATGTCTTCTCCTCCTTATGTCAGCCAGCAGCGTTTTATGCTGGATGCTGATACAACTCTGATGTCAACGACTGACCAGCAAAGCTACATTACTCACGCGAACGATGCTTTTATCCATGCCAGCGGTTACACCCTGGGCGAACTGCTCGACCAGCCCCATAACGTGGTGCGGCATCCTGATATGCCCAAAGCGGCATTTGCCGATATGTGGTACACCCTCAAACAGGGCGAGCCGTGGAGCGGTGTGGTGAAAAACCGCCGCAAGAATGGCGATCACTACTGGGTGCGCGCTAACGCCATACCGATGGTGCGCAACGGTAAGACTATCGGCTATATGTCGATTCGTACCCAGGCGACCGATGAGGAGATTGCCGCGGTTGAACCGTTGTACAAGGCCCTGAATGAAGGGCGCTGTAATAAACGGGTGCATAAAGGGTTGGTGATCAGCAAAGGCTGGTGGGGGAAACTCGCTTCCTTATCGCTGCGCTGGCGTACGCGCAGCGTGGTGTCGCTGCTGTGGCTTGCGCAGATGGCCGGGCTGTGGCTGAGTGGCGCAGGCGGGATGGCGCTGGCGATCGGTACGCTGGCGATGCTGGTGGGCTGTATGGCTGTTGAATGGCAGATTGTCCGTCCGGCGGAGAATGTTGCCCGGCAGGCGCTCAGCGTGGCTACCGGCGAGAGCAACAGCATACAGCCGCTGAACCGTAGTGATGAACTCGGGCTGACGTTACGCGCCATCGGCCAGCTTGGGCTGATGTGCCGCTGGTTGATCAATGATGTTTCTGGCCAGGTTAACAGCGTGCTTAACGGCAGCGAGACGCTGGCGAAAGGCAATGATGATTTGAATGAACGCACCCGCCAAACCGTGGTGAATGTGCAGCAGACAGTGGCGACCATGAGCCAGATGGCGGCATCACTGCAAACTAACTCGGAAACTGCTTCGGCAGCCGATCAGCTCTCCAGTTCCGCCAGCAGCGCAGCAACCCACGGCGGTAAAGCGATGGAGACGGTGGTGAAAACCATGGATGAGATTGCCGACAGCACGCAACGTATCGGCTCCATTACGACGCTGATTAACGACATTGCTTTCCAGACCAATATCCTCGCACTGAACGCGGCGGTGGAAGCGGCGCGGGCCGGGGAGCAGGGTAAAGGCTTTGCTGTGGTGGCGGGTGAAGTTCGCCATCTCGCCAGCCGCAGCGCCAGCGCGGCAAACGACATCCGTAAGCTTATCGATGCCAGCGCCAGCAAAGTGCAGTCGGGTTACGATCAGGTGCATGCCGCTGGCCGTACGATGGAAGATATTGTCAGCCAGGTACAGAACGTGACGTCGCTGATTGGGCAGATTAGCCGCTCCACTTCCGAACAGGTTGACGGGCTTTCCGATCTGACGCGTGCGGTCGCTGAGCTGGATGCAATCACCCAGAAGAATGCCGGTTTAGTAGAAGAAAGTGCTACCGTCTCGGCGATGGTGAAACATCGCGCAGGCCGCCTGCAGGACGCTGTATCCGTTTTGCATTAA
- a CDS encoding methyl-accepting chemotaxis protein, with translation MFLHNVKIGTKLFLAFGFFIVLMVVSSSMSLTSLDRANNGMQEIVRDDYPTTVKANQLIDNFNSFVSIQQLMLLDSEGKWTSESQKQLSEISSHITALLEDLAKNLHDDKSQKILAEIRTVRQQYLDSRFRILDAVKNNDRAAAIQEMMSNTVNIQNAYKAKVLELIAIQDAQMKGAGEVVQHDFAASRLILILLAVLSIGFGSLIGWIIVRMITRPLREAVTFAEAIANGDLTRSIDSHHRDETGVLLQALMEMKERLVEIVHQVQNGSESISSAAAQIVAGNQDLAARTEEQASSVEQTAASMEQITATVKNTADHTSEATQLSAGAATVVKNNGEMMKQVTEKMRVINDTSNRMSDIINLIDSIAFQTNILALNAAVEAARAGEHGRGFAVVAGEVRQLAQKSASSANDIRHLIENSTSQTREGMALVEKASGLINGMVSNVQEMDVILREIGQASREQTDGISQINSAIGLIDSTTQQNSSLVEESVAAAAALNDQALHLRELVQVFRLRDTPEMA, from the coding sequence ATGTTTTTACATAATGTAAAAATAGGCACGAAATTATTTCTGGCGTTCGGCTTTTTTATTGTGTTGATGGTGGTGAGTTCCTCAATGTCACTCACCAGCCTGGATCGCGCAAATAATGGAATGCAAGAAATCGTGCGTGATGACTATCCAACCACTGTTAAAGCCAATCAGCTGATCGATAACTTCAACTCTTTTGTCAGCATTCAGCAACTGATGCTACTTGATAGCGAAGGGAAGTGGACCTCCGAGTCGCAGAAGCAGCTTTCTGAGATCAGCAGCCACATTACCGCGTTGCTCGAAGATCTGGCGAAAAACCTGCATGATGACAAGTCGCAGAAAATCCTTGCTGAAATCCGCACCGTACGCCAGCAGTACCTTGATTCTCGCTTTCGTATCCTCGACGCCGTGAAAAATAACGATCGTGCGGCTGCGATACAGGAGATGATGAGCAACACGGTGAATATCCAGAACGCCTACAAAGCAAAGGTGCTGGAGCTGATTGCTATCCAGGATGCGCAGATGAAAGGGGCGGGTGAGGTCGTGCAGCACGATTTTGCCGCGAGCCGCTTGATCCTCATTCTGCTCGCAGTCTTGAGCATTGGCTTCGGCAGCCTGATCGGCTGGATCATTGTCCGTATGATCACGCGTCCATTGCGTGAGGCTGTCACCTTCGCAGAAGCCATTGCTAATGGCGATTTGACCCGCTCGATCGACTCACACCACCGCGACGAAACGGGGGTTCTGCTACAGGCATTAATGGAGATGAAAGAGCGCCTCGTGGAGATTGTTCATCAGGTACAGAACGGTTCGGAGAGTATCTCCAGCGCGGCGGCGCAGATTGTTGCCGGTAACCAGGATCTGGCGGCAAGAACGGAAGAGCAGGCAAGCTCGGTGGAACAGACTGCAGCATCGATGGAGCAAATCACCGCCACGGTAAAAAATACCGCCGATCACACCTCAGAAGCCACGCAGCTTTCCGCGGGCGCAGCGACAGTGGTGAAAAATAACGGCGAGATGATGAAACAGGTCACGGAGAAGATGCGCGTCATTAACGACACCTCAAACCGGATGTCTGACATTATCAACCTGATTGATTCCATTGCGTTTCAGACCAACATCCTCGCGCTGAACGCAGCCGTTGAAGCTGCGCGCGCAGGGGAACACGGACGTGGTTTTGCGGTGGTTGCGGGCGAAGTTCGTCAGCTGGCGCAGAAAAGCGCCTCGTCGGCGAATGATATTCGCCATCTGATCGAAAATTCCACCAGCCAGACCCGTGAAGGGATGGCGCTGGTGGAAAAAGCCAGTGGGTTGATTAACGGCATGGTGAGCAATGTGCAGGAGATGGATGTGATCCTGCGTGAGATCGGCCAGGCGAGCCGCGAACAGACCGATGGCATTTCGCAGATTAATAGCGCCATTGGCCTGATTGACTCAACCACCCAGCAGAACTCCAGCCTGGTGGAGGAGTCGGTTGCGGCGGCGGCGGCCCTGAACGATCAGGCGCTGCACCTGCGCGAACTGGTTCAGGTCTTCCGTCTGCGCGATACGCCAGAAATGGCTTAA